In Theileria equi strain WA chromosome 3, complete sequence, the genomic window GACTGTAACTGTAAGTTTGAGCGACGGATCCATTTATCCTTGACAGGCGTTTATCTAGTAGACTTTTGCGGTAATTCAGGTACAAGGCGACCGCATCAGCTGAACACATGAGTTTACTTGGACTGATGTGTAGTCGGCGGTGAGGAGAACTGCCGGGCGTGGACCAAAGTCCATTGGAATGGCTAACAAGGAATCCAGATATATAATAATAGTGAATGCTTTAATGTTCCACGTGGACCGGAAAGGGTATTTTGGCGGTGTTGGCCTCCTCAGGTCAAGCACCCAGAAACCGGACAAAATCTACTATCCGACAAGTATAGATGCTGTCGTGAGGAACGGAGGGATAGGGAAACGGATTTGTGCAACTGGTCCTCTTTTAGGTAGACAGAGGCTCCTACTCCGGTAGTTTTCGGATAAATCTGGCAAACCCGGAAGCACTGAGATAATTAGCAAATGTGACGTGAGAATTGGTGGTTCAAGGGCAGGTTGCCGAGTAAAAGTTGAGCTACTCGCCTCGACGTTACGGATGGGGTAGCTTGTGGGAATGGGCCGCCAGGTGTTTAAGGCACAGGAAATTAATTTTgtatataaattttaatagGATACAACAAAATGTTTAAGAAGGTACGTTTCAAGCCGCTGATCATCCGGGGATCCCGTGGCCTGTCTACAAATCTGCGTCCATCCACATGTTTTTACAGACTGTCGTCGTTGACTGCAAGGGCCACCTTATGGGCCGCTTGGCCTCGATCGTAGCTAAAGAACTTTTGAGTGGCCAGAAGGTCGTATGCGTTAGATGCGAAGAAATCAACGTAAGCGGCTCTCTCTACAGAAACAAACGTAAGTGCCCATCTCTCCGACCAATACACGCCTGAACAGTCAAGTACCAAAGATTTTTAAGATTGAGAACAAACACAAACCCACGTCATGGTCCTTTCCATCTTCGCAGCCCCTCCAAGATGTTCGCTAGGGTTGTTAGGGGAATGATTCCACACAAGACAAAGAGGGGCGCTGCTGCCTTGGCAAATTTAAAGACATTTGAAGGTGTACCATCTCCATATGACAAGGTCAAGAAGCAGGTCGTACCAACTGCCTTGCGCTTCTTGAAGCTCAAGCCAGGCAGGCGCTTCTGCCGTCTCGGTGATGTTCTCACCAAGGTTTGTTGTATTCCTATTTTCACATTCACCATTTAGGTTGGCTGGAACTACGACGGTTTGGTCAAGAAGCTTGAGGATCGCAGGAAGGAGCGCTCCCATGAGCATTTCAAGGCAAAGTGCGAGTTGAAGGCTAAGGAACTCAAGGCTGCCTCCAAGGCATTCTCTAGTTTGTCAGCCGAATCTAAGGCTGTTTTGACACAACTTTCGCTTTAAACTGCGTGGTGCTTTCGTGTTGTTGTTAGTCACTATATATATATACTGTCTCAGCCGACATGTCAAAGGCTTTGATAATCCATCGCAACATTACTCACATTTACAATAATTTGCTGCTCAATGAGAAGCAAAAGGTGCACAGGTTTGACGTGGGAAGCCCAGACTCTCCCCTATTGAGGCAACAAGCGCCTTTTGACGGTATGTGTACACACAATTTCAGTATATGCGCTTAGATATATCATTTTAATGAGTATACAGCAGAAAATGAACCAACGACTTCCAATGATGGAGTGGTTTCAATCAGCCTACCTCCAGATTGGCTGGAGATGGCAGAGGAATGCAACTATATGCTTCTCAACGTCAAGAGCAAGGTAAAGGAGTTGGAAAAGGCACAGAACATGAATTTGTTGAGTGTGTTTGGAAAGAGGGGTAAGAGTAGTTATGACAAAATTGGAGCTCTTTCTAACGAGATTTCAAGCATATTTAAGAAGATTGAGAGGAATATGAATATGATTGATGTGGATGTTGAGGATTACGTGGAGGATAACTTGCGAAAGAACGTTAAACGAAAGATTGCTAGTGAGTTGATCCCCCTCTCTAGCTCCTTTAGGAAGATGCAAAAGAACTTTTATGACTCGCTACAGTCTGATTCTCAATCCTCTACATCACATGTTACGGTACGTGTCATCTTTATTGATTTAGACCATAGGCTCATGCCTCTGATGGCAGAGTTGCTGCTGCTACCACAATCGCTCTTGGTGATGACCTAGTCCAGGATTCAGTACAGATTAATCACTTTAGCATTGCGGATCGAACAAGAGTATGTTTAGTTCTAGAGCCGCATTAATATTTAGCGCCTTCAACAAATTTCATCTACTGTGCAAGATTTGAAGGAAATGTATTCACAACTTTCCACAATGATTGTGGAGCAGGTTTGTaattttgtacattatgCACTGTTCCAGGGATCGATGCTTGATCAGATTGATTATAATGTGCAAAAGTTTGCTGATAATTCTCGAAACTTTGCAAATGAGTTAAAGAGACGATATGATCGTGGTAACCCAAAGAGGGCATTGCGTACTGTTCGAAATTTGGTTTGTGTTATATTTGttcaggtttgttttattgATTGAGTATATGGACATGTAGCTGGTTTTAATAATTATAAAATTCGCGTGACTGTAGATTAGGAGAAGCTAATTGGTAATCCAGATGCCCTCATTGCTTCCATTTCTGGTGTGATGTCAACATCCGGTTCAACCTTTGGTTGTTTAATATCTTGGGActttacatcttcatcttttgttcgttttttctttttcaaGAGTCGCCTTTTTTCGCGCATTTCTCGTTCGTACATTTCTAATTCTTCGATACGTTCCTGAGCTTCCTTTTCTAATTCTTCCCTAGTTTTTTTGGCTACCAGATCTTGGCTGGCCAGACTGCGTAATTTTGCAGCCACTGTTTTTGAATCGACCTTTTCGACCCTCATGGTCATTCCTAGTAACCTATTATGTTTCCTTCCA contains:
- a CDS encoding 60S ribosomal protein L13, putative (encoded by transcript BEWA_005910A), giving the protein MFKKTVVVDCKGHLMGRLASIVAKELLSGQKVVCVRCEEINVSGSLYRNKLKYQRFLRLRTNTNPRHGPFHLRSPSKMFARVVRGMIPHKTKRGAAALANLKTFEGVPSPYDKVKKQVVPTALRFLKLKPGRRFCRLGDVLTKVGWNYDGLVKKLEDRRKERSHEHFKAKCELKAKELKAASKAFSSLSAESKAVLTQLSL
- a CDS encoding SNARE domain-containing protein (encoded by transcript BEWA_005920A); translated protein: MSKALIIHRNITHIYNNLLLNEKQKVHRFDVGSPDSPLLRQQAPFDENEPTTSNDGVVSISLPPDWLEMAEECNYMLLNVKSKVKELEKAQNMNLLSVFGKRGKSSYDKIGALSNEISSIFKKIERNMNMIDVDVEDYVEDNLRKNVKRKIASELIPLSSSFRKMQKNFYDSLQSDSQSSTSHVTVLAAATTIALGDDLVQDSVQINHFSIADRTRRLQQISSTVQDLKEMYSQLSTMIVEQGSMLDQIDYNVQKFADNSRNFANELKRRYDRGNPKRALRTVRNLVCVIFVQLVLIIIKFA